The Opitutales bacterium ASA1 genome window below encodes:
- the btuB gene encoding TonB-dependent vitamin B12 receptor, with protein MPASALFRSVAALATLAALARPAAASSTVQLDPFEIIAHPSGSDERTASVWIVRADEDSPPPTRLADRVNLVPGVLVDRAGGPGGRSTIYTRGTEENHTLVLLDGVPINDPTDSRGGGVDLSSVEPALVDSIAVVRGPASVRHGPEALGGVLHLDTRSPTASGLRGGIELGGDFHRFVLEASHAFAEHVHGALGASASSDGSVEEGGRTRLHLVRASFRRDGDVSWRGNVWSLRHRADVFPDDSGGYRLAILRETEARDETRTGMAVRAESESDWGRWSAAFDASHSEVETETPGVAPGLRDPAGLPPITSDTDLRRIRARFALDRAGDHGTFGFGLDAQHEKGRDESTIFFGPFAFPADFALERNRGGFFAEGTRRLGTGVVLAAGVRHDLFDGEDDRTTARAGVLGTLHDGRTQWRVNAGTAYKPPSFYALAHPIVGNPDLAAESVRSAEVGLRRAFHDGRTLLDATVFVSRTRNAVDFDPGPPPRVANIDGLRSRGVEFAFDTRISARVRLRGALTHVDARAQPDGTRMRSRPRWFGSVSGAWRPVDGFELAAILTGASSTPASSIPTGDVVLGSWIRLDLAASQRLTERVSATASLDNALNRDYEVVVGFPAQKRRLRVGLNVVF; from the coding sequence ATGCCCGCGTCCGCCCTCTTCCGCTCCGTCGCAGCGCTCGCGACTCTCGCCGCACTCGCGCGCCCCGCGGCCGCTTCGTCCACCGTGCAACTCGATCCCTTCGAGATCATCGCCCACCCCAGCGGCTCCGATGAACGCACCGCCTCCGTCTGGATCGTGCGCGCCGACGAGGATTCGCCGCCGCCCACTCGGCTCGCCGATCGTGTGAACCTCGTGCCCGGCGTGCTCGTCGACCGCGCCGGCGGCCCCGGCGGCCGCTCCACGATCTACACGCGCGGCACGGAGGAAAACCACACCTTGGTCCTGCTCGACGGCGTACCGATCAACGATCCCACCGACTCGCGCGGAGGCGGCGTGGATCTCTCTTCCGTCGAACCCGCGCTCGTCGATTCGATCGCCGTGGTTCGCGGCCCCGCGTCGGTGCGTCACGGCCCGGAGGCGCTCGGCGGTGTCCTACATCTGGATACAAGGTCACCCACCGCTTCCGGCCTGCGCGGCGGGATCGAACTCGGCGGCGATTTCCACCGCTTCGTCCTCGAAGCCTCCCACGCCTTCGCCGAGCACGTGCACGGCGCCCTCGGCGCCTCGGCCTCGAGCGACGGTTCGGTGGAGGAAGGCGGACGCACGCGCCTCCACCTCGTCCGCGCCTCTTTCCGGCGCGACGGCGACGTCTCCTGGCGCGGCAACGTCTGGTCGCTCCGGCATCGCGCCGACGTCTTTCCCGACGACAGCGGAGGGTATCGCCTCGCGATCCTGCGCGAGACGGAAGCTCGCGACGAAACTCGGACGGGCATGGCCGTTCGGGCCGAGAGCGAAAGCGACTGGGGCCGATGGTCGGCCGCGTTCGATGCCTCGCACTCCGAAGTCGAGACCGAGACACCCGGAGTGGCTCCCGGCCTGCGCGACCCGGCGGGCTTGCCGCCGATCACGAGCGATACCGACCTGCGCCGCATCCGAGCTCGTTTCGCCCTCGATCGCGCCGGGGACCACGGCACGTTCGGCTTCGGACTCGATGCGCAACACGAGAAAGGGCGCGACGAGAGCACGATCTTCTTCGGTCCGTTCGCCTTTCCCGCCGACTTCGCGCTGGAACGCAATCGAGGCGGCTTCTTCGCGGAAGGCACGCGTCGACTCGGGACGGGCGTCGTTCTCGCGGCCGGTGTCCGGCACGATCTCTTCGACGGCGAGGACGACCGCACCACGGCGCGCGCCGGAGTGCTCGGCACGTTGCACGACGGACGCACGCAATGGCGCGTGAACGCCGGCACGGCCTACAAACCCCCGAGCTTCTACGCGCTCGCGCACCCGATCGTGGGCAATCCCGATCTCGCCGCGGAAAGCGTGCGCTCGGCCGAGGTGGGTCTGCGTCGCGCGTTCCACGACGGGCGCACTCTGCTCGATGCGACCGTATTCGTTTCCCGGACACGCAACGCGGTGGACTTCGATCCCGGCCCGCCGCCGCGGGTGGCCAACATCGACGGTCTGCGCAGCCGCGGCGTCGAGTTCGCTTTCGACACGCGCATTTCCGCAAGGGTGCGTCTGCGCGGCGCGCTCACGCACGTCGACGCTCGCGCACAACCCGACGGCACCCGCATGCGCTCGCGGCCCCGATGGTTCGGGAGCGTCTCCGGCGCTTGGCGTCCCGTGGACGGCTTCGAGCTCGCCGCCATCCTCACCGGCGCTTCGTCGACCCCGGCCTCTTCGATTCCGACCGGCGACGTCGTCCTGGGAAGTTGGATACGCCTCGACCTCGCTGCTTCGCAACGTTTGACCGAACGCGTCTCGGCGACCGCCTCTCTCGACAACGCGTTGAACCGGGACTACGAAGTCGTCGTCGGCTTCCCGGCACAGAAACGCCGGCTGCGCGTCGGTCTGAACGTCGTGTTCTGA
- a CDS encoding DNA topoisomerase IV subunit B — MAEKPSHNYTESSIKTLSSTEHIRLRPGMYIGRLGNGAHAEDGIYVLIKETIDNAIDEFTMGFGKRIEIALDERTVRVRDFGRGIPLGKLLECVSVINTGAKYDSETFKKAVGLNGVGQKAVNALSLRYRAQAVRDGQTKVVEFAQGKIVKDHRIAASGEKNGTIIEFTPDEALFGKEFKFRHEFIEAMLWNYAFLNRGLTLVFNGKSYKSDNGLKDLLEKNLTGEILYPIAHLEAEDIEVALTHGSHYGEEYYSFVNGQHTTMGGTHLAAFREAVVATVRNFYKKDYDAADIRQSIVAAVAVRVIEPVFESQTKTKLGSNDIGPNGPSVRQFVGNFLQQHLDNWLHRNPAAAEALRKKIEESERERKELAGIRNLARERAKKASLHNRKLRDCRAHLGDKHKRAEESMLFIVEGDSAAGSLTSCRDVETQAVFALKGKPLNTFGLSKKVIYENEEFHLLQSALDIEDGMEGLRYNQVVIATDADVDGMHIRLLLISFFLQFFPALIQNGHLFILETPLFRVRNKKETIYCYDDEEKQAAIRKLGASHEITRFKGLGEISPSEFKGFIGADLRLEPVSIAQLHDSDRLLGFYMGKNTPQRQEFIIQNLRVEKDLVEAS; from the coding sequence ATGGCCGAAAAACCGTCGCACAACTACACCGAGTCCTCGATCAAGACGCTCTCCTCCACCGAGCACATCCGGTTGCGGCCCGGCATGTACATCGGTCGCCTCGGCAACGGCGCACACGCCGAAGACGGCATCTACGTGCTGATCAAGGAGACGATCGACAACGCGATCGACGAATTCACGATGGGCTTCGGCAAGCGCATCGAGATCGCGCTCGACGAGCGCACCGTCCGCGTGCGCGACTTCGGCCGCGGTATCCCGCTGGGCAAACTCCTCGAGTGCGTCTCGGTCATCAACACCGGCGCCAAGTACGACAGCGAGACGTTCAAGAAGGCCGTCGGCCTCAACGGCGTCGGCCAGAAAGCCGTCAACGCCCTCTCGCTCCGCTATCGCGCCCAAGCCGTCCGCGACGGCCAGACGAAGGTCGTCGAGTTCGCCCAAGGCAAGATCGTCAAGGACCACCGCATCGCCGCCAGCGGCGAGAAGAACGGCACGATCATCGAGTTCACGCCCGACGAGGCGCTCTTCGGCAAGGAGTTCAAGTTCCGCCACGAGTTCATCGAGGCGATGCTCTGGAACTACGCCTTCCTCAACCGCGGCCTCACGCTCGTCTTCAACGGCAAGTCCTACAAATCCGACAACGGCCTCAAGGACCTCCTCGAGAAAAACCTCACCGGCGAGATCCTCTACCCCATCGCCCATCTCGAGGCCGAAGACATCGAGGTGGCCCTCACCCACGGCTCGCACTACGGCGAAGAGTACTACTCGTTCGTCAACGGCCAGCACACGACGATGGGTGGCACGCACCTCGCCGCGTTTCGCGAAGCGGTCGTCGCCACCGTCCGCAACTTCTACAAGAAGGACTACGATGCCGCCGACATCCGCCAGTCGATCGTCGCCGCCGTCGCCGTCCGCGTGATCGAGCCCGTCTTCGAATCGCAGACGAAGACGAAACTCGGCTCCAACGACATCGGCCCCAACGGCCCGTCCGTCCGCCAGTTCGTCGGCAACTTCCTCCAACAACACCTCGACAACTGGCTGCACCGCAACCCCGCTGCCGCTGAAGCGCTGCGCAAGAAGATCGAAGAGAGCGAACGCGAGCGCAAGGAACTCGCCGGCATCCGCAACCTCGCCCGCGAACGCGCCAAGAAAGCCTCGCTCCACAACCGCAAGCTGCGCGACTGCCGCGCCCACCTCGGAGACAAACACAAACGCGCCGAAGAGAGCATGCTCTTCATCGTCGAGGGCGACAGCGCCGCCGGCTCGCTCACCTCCTGCCGCGACGTCGAGACCCAGGCCGTGTTCGCCCTCAAGGGCAAACCGCTCAACACCTTCGGCCTCTCCAAGAAGGTGATCTACGAGAACGAGGAGTTCCACCTCCTCCAGAGCGCTCTCGACATCGAGGACGGCATGGAAGGCCTGCGCTACAACCAGGTCGTGATCGCCACCGACGCCGACGTCGACGGCATGCACATCCGCCTGCTGCTCATCTCGTTCTTCCTCCAGTTCTTCCCCGCCCTCATCCAGAACGGCCACCTCTTCATCCTCGAGACCCCGCTCTTCCGCGTCCGCAACAAGAAGGAGACGATCTACTGCTACGACGACGAGGAGAAGCAGGCCGCCATCCGCAAGCTCGGCGCATCGCACGAGATCACCCGATTCAAGGGTCTCGGCGAGATCTCTCCCTCCGAGTTCAAGGGCTTCATCGGTGCCGACCTCCGACTCGAGCCCGTGAGCATCGCGCAACTGCACGACAGCGACCGCCTCCTCGGCTTCTACATGGGCAAGAACACGCCCCAGCGACAGGAGTTCATCATCCAAAATCTCCGCGTCGAAAAGGACCTCGTCGAAGCGTCCTGA
- a CDS encoding TIGR02466 family protein, with product MSIQPWFPTFVYKAPLLARTRDRNRFNRELLAESLQIRDHDADGRAWSAKSYPGGFTSYGSMSRLHKFSSTFMELEKRIDRHVARFARHLDYDLTDRELVMTDCWVNIMPTSVAHGSHIHPLSTISGTYYVQTPRGCSAIKFEDPRLQAFMAQPPRRPDAKPHNKPHVAYAAETGHVVLFESWLRHEVPPNTTVSERISISFNYNWF from the coding sequence ATGTCGATCCAGCCCTGGTTTCCGACCTTCGTCTACAAGGCCCCGCTCCTCGCCCGCACGCGCGACCGCAACCGCTTCAACCGCGAGTTGCTCGCCGAGAGCCTTCAGATCCGCGACCACGACGCCGACGGGCGCGCTTGGAGCGCGAAGAGCTACCCCGGCGGCTTCACCTCCTACGGCTCGATGAGCCGGCTGCACAAGTTCTCCTCCACGTTCATGGAGTTGGAGAAACGCATCGATCGCCACGTCGCCCGCTTCGCCCGCCACCTCGACTACGACCTCACCGACCGCGAACTCGTGATGACCGACTGCTGGGTCAACATCATGCCCACCTCCGTCGCCCACGGTTCTCACATCCATCCGCTCTCCACCATCAGCGGCACCTACTACGTGCAGACGCCCCGCGGCTGCTCCGCGATCAAGTTCGAAGACCCGCGCCTCCAGGCATTCATGGCCCAACCTCCGCGCCGACCCGACGCGAAACCCCACAACAAACCCCACGTCGCCTACGCCGCCGAAACCGGCCACGTCGTGCTGTTCGAGAGCTGGTTGCGGCACGAAGTCCCTCCCAACACGACCGTCTCCGAACGCATCAGCATCAGTTTCAACTACAACTGGTTCTGA
- a CDS encoding hypothetical protein (frameshifted, insertion/deletion at around 1360727) produces MAGRPGAERYQSFRFLLLAGTLGIVVSLSCLMLVLSLAQSTVQMGRLTAAELAQVAKRTEDRVRQLLRAAEMTAESAARQMADGLPAAGEIVSFFAGLVAAFEQRPELTYLGCAVEETGDYALMERRPDGSIWLRLYLGDPYAPRIIEDYAWSGTRFVRQPDPTPEYYDPRIRPFFARARKAGKPVWTSIYRFVRREATDSAFGITYALPLHDADGKLVAVWDADFDLLSLAEFTRTLQEETGALAAVVAEIEQVRTVISDRDAVNRVGDRMPGDWAVQALAGGVLDAEGPLAFGASGDSRGLLAVARPLGDPSLPDWTILAAVPRARVEAPIQRQRWLYVGVAGVVALLGGAGAVWTAGRLSRPLVELREAVNLLRHDADPKPIRHTGRIVEIASLARAFERMAATVRARQRETSESRARLQAHLDHTPLGVLQWDEHRRITYCNAAAATIRGRDAHAIVGTTVDDLLEADEVDDCLEGLRGLANGAGSVQLFHRVKREGGRAAECEWYVTADVSPHAPGRSTGATAMLLDVSERLGIEEAYRAAETRFHVTFQRAPVPMLITRLSDSRIIDMNTCGEREFGFPRERVVGRTTLQLGIWADASERGAVVGGLEGGGEGRARAVRLKTASGETRTVLVSASRLTLAGEACVLWAAVDVTERERMAASLHASQALRSAAFEAAHNPMITLAEGGRIVDFNLAAEARFGCPRDTALGRDIVDTLAAPGEGSSLATFVARLFAEPAGGGRLLHELRLHLRDGARLEFEVSAARSTVDGAVLWTVAFRDVTAAREAARQIREANVELERRVAERTADLSRANEKLRELDRLKSEFLATMSHELRTPLNSILGFTELVRSGRSGPVVPEQERQLSLVHRSARHLLDLINDLLDLSRIEAGRLDLVREVVDPVEVVRAVVAVMEPTAAAKGLGLVLETPDSRVSCIESDRKRVFQVVLNLVANAVKFTGSGGIRIVVAPADAGAVSIAVHDTGIGISEEQLPLLFEAFRRLEGSARRVVEGTGLGLYLVAKLLALLGGAIDVRSVRGEGSVFTVVVPASMPHDPLRASARGGTP; encoded by the coding sequence ATGGCGGGGAGGCCCGGAGCCGAGCGGTATCAGTCGTTTCGTTTCCTGCTGTTGGCGGGCACGCTCGGCATCGTCGTGAGTCTGAGTTGTCTCATGCTCGTGCTCTCGCTCGCGCAGAGCACGGTGCAGATGGGGAGGCTGACCGCGGCCGAATTGGCGCAGGTGGCTAAGCGCACGGAGGACAGGGTGCGGCAGTTGTTGCGTGCGGCGGAGATGACGGCCGAGAGCGCGGCGCGGCAGATGGCGGACGGGTTGCCCGCGGCGGGGGAGATCGTGTCGTTCTTCGCGGGATTGGTGGCCGCGTTCGAGCAGCGACCGGAGTTGACCTATCTCGGGTGTGCGGTGGAGGAGACGGGCGACTACGCGTTGATGGAGCGCCGGCCGGACGGCTCGATCTGGTTGCGGTTGTATTTGGGCGATCCCTACGCGCCGCGGATCATCGAAGATTACGCGTGGAGCGGGACGAGGTTCGTGCGGCAACCGGATCCGACGCCGGAGTATTACGATCCGCGCATCCGTCCGTTCTTCGCGCGTGCGCGCAAGGCGGGGAAGCCGGTGTGGACCTCGATCTATCGTTTCGTGCGTCGCGAGGCCACGGACTCGGCCTTCGGGATCACGTACGCGCTGCCGCTCCACGACGCGGACGGCAAGCTCGTGGCGGTATGGGACGCGGACTTCGATCTGCTCTCGCTCGCCGAGTTCACCCGCACGTTGCAGGAGGAGACGGGCGCGCTCGCAGCGGTGGTCGCAGAGATCGAGCAAGTGCGCACCGTCATCAGCGATCGAGATGCGGTGAACCGCGTGGGAGATCGGATGCCGGGGGATTGGGCCGTGCAGGCGCTCGCGGGTGGAGTGTTGGACGCGGAAGGGCCTCTCGCGTTCGGTGCGTCGGGGGACTCGCGTGGCTTGCTCGCGGTGGCGCGCCCGCTGGGCGATCCGAGTCTGCCGGATTGGACGATCCTCGCTGCCGTTCCGCGCGCGCGGGTGGAGGCGCCGATTCAACGACAGCGCTGGCTCTACGTCGGGGTCGCGGGCGTGGTCGCCCTGCTGGGTGGGGCGGGTGCGGTGTGGACGGCGGGTCGTTTGAGCCGTCCGCTCGTCGAGTTGCGCGAGGCGGTCAACCTGCTGCGCCACGACGCCGATCCGAAGCCGATCCGGCACACCGGGCGTATCGTGGAGATCGCGAGTCTCGCGCGCGCTTTCGAGCGCATGGCGGCCACCGTGCGCGCGCGGCAGAGGGAGACGAGCGAGAGTCGTGCTCGACTCCAAGCGCACCTCGACCACACGCCGCTGGGCGTGCTTCAGTGGGACGAACACCGGAGAATCACCTACTGCAACGCCGCGGCCGCGACCATTCGAGGTCGGGATGCGCACGCGATCGTGGGCACGACGGTGGACGATCTGCTCGAGGCCGACGAGGTGGACGACTGCTTGGAGGGGCTGCGCGGCTTGGCGAACGGAGCCGGATCGGTGCAGTTGTTTCACCGAGTGAAACGCGAAGGCGGTCGGGCGGCGGAGTGCGAATGGTACGTCACCGCGGACGTGTCCCCGCACGCACCGGGTCGATCGACGGGAGCCACGGCCATGCTGCTCGACGTGAGCGAGCGTTTGGGGATCGAAGAGGCCTACCGGGCAGCCGAGACGCGTTTTCACGTCACCTTTCAGCGTGCTCCCGTTCCGATGCTGATCACGCGACTCTCCGACAGCCGTATCATCGACATGAATACGTGCGGCGAGCGCGAGTTCGGGTTTCCGCGCGAGCGCGTCGTTGGTCGCACCACGTTGCAACTCGGCATCTGGGCGGACGCGTCCGAGCGCGGCGCGGTGGTGGGTGGCCTGGAGGGCGGGGGCGAGGGGCGAGCGCGAGCGGTGCGGCTCAAGACGGCCTCGGGGGAAACTCGGACCGTGTTGGTATCGGCGAGCAGGCTCACTCTGGCGGGAGAGGCGTGTGTGCTGTGGGCGGCGGTGGACGTGACCGAGCGCGAACGCATGGCGGCGAGTCTACACGCGTCGCAGGCCTTGCGCTCGGCGGCGTTCGAAGCCGCGCACAATCCCATGATCACGCTCGCGGAGGGTGGCCGTATCGTCGACTTCAACCTCGCGGCCGAGGCGCGCTTCGGATGTCCGCGCGACACGGCTCTGGGTCGTGACATCGTGGATACACTTGCGGCCCCGGGCGAGGGCTCGTCGCTCGCCACGTTCGTGGCGCGGCTCTTCGCCGAGCCGGCCGGCGGCGGGCGGCTGCTGCACGAATTGAGGTTGCACTTGCGCGACGGCGCACGGCTGGAGTTCGAAGTGTCCGCGGCGCGCAGTACGGTGGACGGAGCCGTGCTGTGGACGGTGGCGTTTCGCGACGTCACGGCCGCGCGCGAGGCCGCGCGCCAGATCCGTGAAGCCAACGTCGAGTTGGAACGTCGCGTGGCCGAACGAACGGCCGATCTGTCGCGGGCGAACGAAAAGCTGCGCGAGCTCGACCGCCTGAAGAGCGAGTTTCTCGCCACGATGAGCCACGAGCTGCGGACGCCGCTGAACTCGATCCTCGGCTTCACCGAGTTGGTGCGGTCCGGCCGCTCCGGTCCGGTCGTGCCGGAACAAGAGCGGCAACTGTCGCTCGTGCATCGCTCGGCGCGTCACTTGCTCGACCTCATCAACGATCTGCTCGACCTGTCTCGTATCGAGGCCGGCCGGCTCGATCTCGTGCGTGAGGTCGTCGATCCGGTCGAGGTGGTGCGTGCGGTCGTCGCCGTGATGGAACCGACGGCGGCGGCGAAGGGACTCGGGCTCGTGCTGGAAACTCCCGACTCGCGGGTTTCGTGTATCGAGTCGGACCGCAAGCGCGTCTTCCAGGTCGTGCTCAATCTCGTGGCCAACGCGGTCAAGTTCACCGGGTCGGGTGGTATCCGAATCGTGGTCGCACCTGCCGACGCCGGAGCTGTCTCGATCGCGGTGCACGACACGGGTATCGGTATATCCGAAGAACAACTACCGCTGCTCTTCGAAGCGTTTCGTCGGCTGGAGGGTTCGGCGCGTCGCGTGGTGGAGGGCACGGGTCTGGGACTGTATCTGGTGGCGAAACTGCTCGCGCTGCTCGGCGGCGCGATCGACGTACGCAGCGTGCGCGGCGAGGGCTCGGTCTTCACCGTCGTCGTGCCCGCGTCGATGCCGCACGATCCGTTGCGCGCGTCCGCGCGAGGAGGCACGCCGTGA
- a CDS encoding hypothetical protein (frameshifted, insertion/deletion at around 1361096,1360727,1361183;~possible pseudo due to internal stop codon) — protein MRVLVVEDDEANLYLASFLLEEAGAEVVSARDGASGVRLAAGLLPDVVVMDVSLPGLDGFEALRALRSDARTADMPILAATAFAQPGERERMLRAGFDDYVEKPLDVSTFAARVRAWAGRRGGSKRF, from the coding sequence ATGCGTGTGCTCGTGGTCGAGGACGACGAGGCCAACCTCTACCTCGCCAGCTTTCTCCTGGAGGAAGCCGGTGCCGAGGTCGTCTCCGCTCGCGACGGTGCATCCGGGGTTCGGCTCGCGGCGGGCTTGTTGCCGGACGTCGTCGTGATGGACGTCTCGTTGCCGGGGCTCGACGGTTTCGAAGCGTTGCGTGCCTTGCGCTCCGATGCGCGGACGGCGGACATGCCGATCTTGGCGGCGACGGCTTTCGCACAACCCGGTGAACGGGAGCGTATGCTTCGAGCGGGATTCGACGACTACGTGGAAAAGCCGCTCGACGTCTCCACCTTCGCCGCGCGCGTCCGTGCATGGGCGGGGCGTCGAGGTGGATCAAAGAGGTTTTGA